From Paraburkholderia hayleyella, a single genomic window includes:
- a CDS encoding heme/hemin ABC transporter substrate-binding protein: protein MSAGHLDRQRRRLLGSGSALLLLGALGRVAQAATAEPRVIVVGGALAEVVYALNAQGGAHGTLVGADTTCTYPAAARALPKVGYQRALSAEGLLSLRPDLILASAEAGPPAALTQVKQAGVKVISFAEQHNVESVLEKITGIAQALDAKAAGNALRERVAGEWQQARAEVARSSLASRAKPLKVLFVLNHSGNQPMVAGQRTAADAMLGYAGVRNAMQGFNGYRPLSAEALVSAMPDVVLTTDEGLSASGGAAKMLASPGFGATPAGRAQRVVALDALFLLGFGPRLPQAVMTLNQRLQQAG from the coding sequence ATGAGCGCGGGCCACCTCGACCGGCAACGCCGGCGGCTATTGGGCAGCGGCAGCGCGTTGCTGCTGCTGGGTGCGTTAGGCCGTGTGGCGCAGGCCGCAACGGCTGAGCCGCGCGTGATCGTCGTCGGCGGCGCGCTGGCCGAAGTGGTCTATGCGCTGAACGCGCAAGGCGGCGCGCACGGCACGCTGGTCGGTGCAGATACCACTTGCACCTATCCGGCTGCCGCGCGGGCCTTGCCCAAAGTGGGCTATCAGCGGGCGCTGTCCGCTGAAGGGCTGCTCTCGCTGCGGCCCGACCTGATCCTCGCTTCCGCTGAAGCCGGGCCGCCTGCGGCGCTCACCCAGGTCAAACAGGCCGGCGTCAAGGTGATTTCATTTGCCGAGCAGCACAACGTCGAATCAGTGCTGGAAAAAATCACGGGTATCGCCCAGGCACTCGATGCCAAGGCGGCGGGCAACGCTTTACGCGAGCGCGTTGCAGGCGAGTGGCAGCAAGCCCGGGCTGAAGTGGCGCGCTCGTCGCTGGCAAGCCGCGCCAAGCCGCTCAAGGTGCTGTTCGTGCTGAACCATAGCGGCAACCAGCCGATGGTCGCCGGGCAGCGCACGGCGGCTGATGCCATGCTCGGTTATGCCGGGGTGCGCAACGCGATGCAGGGCTTCAACGGCTACCGGCCACTCTCGGCGGAAGCGCTGGTCAGCGCCATGCCCGATGTCGTCCTGACCACCGACGAGGGCCTGAGCGCCTCAGGCGGTGCGGCGAAGATGCTGGCTAGCCCAGGCTTTGGCGCAACGCCCGCGGGACGCGCCCAGCGCGTCGTCGCACTCGATGCGCTGTTTTTGCTGGGCTTCGGCCCACGCTTGCCGCAAGCGGTGATGACCCTGAACCAGCGTTTACAGCAAGCAGGTTGA
- a CDS encoding iron ABC transporter permease: MSFDTASSAPPSTPRVTAAPPSPPATASTPTLGDSLAERRRRAALRLFIGLGAALVLITLAAICIGAYALTPGQVWSAFLAREAEVQASPALQQAQAVLWHIRLPRIVLALLVGAGFGAAGSALQALFRNPLADPGLIGISSGAALGASTLIVLGPMLGAATLGLLPLAAFAGALLVSALVYRLAAARGRLALPLLLLAGIAINALVGAAIGLLTYIADDAQLRSLTFWSLGSLGGAQWPMIATILPFVLLGVGLIARHSYALNALQLGETEAQHLGVPTQRVKRTVLVASALGVGALVSCTGIIGFIGLVAPHCVRLACGPDQRIVMPGAMLLGATLTVLADLVARTIATPAEVPLGILTALLGAPFFLVLLWRSRSQLGL, from the coding sequence ATGAGCTTCGATACCGCTTCCTCCGCGCCCCCCTCCACGCCGCGCGTCACCGCCGCCCCGCCGTCCCCGCCCGCGACAGCCTCTACCCCTACCCTTGGCGACAGCCTGGCCGAACGGCGGCGGCGCGCGGCGTTACGGCTCTTTATCGGCCTGGGTGCGGCGCTCGTGCTCATCACCCTGGCGGCGATCTGCATCGGCGCTTACGCGCTCACGCCAGGCCAGGTCTGGAGCGCCTTCCTCGCCCGCGAGGCCGAGGTACAGGCCAGCCCCGCGCTGCAACAAGCCCAGGCCGTGCTGTGGCATATCCGCCTGCCACGCATCGTGCTGGCGCTGCTGGTCGGCGCAGGCTTCGGCGCAGCGGGTAGCGCCTTGCAGGCGCTCTTTCGCAATCCGCTAGCCGACCCTGGGCTCATCGGCATTTCGAGTGGCGCGGCACTCGGCGCATCGACGCTGATTGTGCTGGGGCCGATGCTCGGCGCGGCCACGCTCGGGCTGCTGCCGCTCGCCGCTTTTGCCGGGGCCTTGCTGGTGTCCGCGCTGGTATACCGCCTGGCCGCCGCGCGCGGCCGGCTCGCACTGCCCCTGCTGCTGCTCGCCGGAATCGCCATCAACGCGCTGGTGGGTGCGGCTATCGGCTTGCTGACCTACATTGCCGACGATGCGCAACTGCGCTCGCTCACGTTCTGGAGCCTCGGCAGCCTCGGCGGCGCGCAATGGCCGATGATCGCCACGATCCTGCCTTTCGTGCTGCTCGGCGTGGGGCTGATCGCCCGTCACAGCTACGCGCTCAACGCGCTGCAACTGGGCGAAACCGAAGCGCAGCATCTTGGCGTGCCTACCCAGCGGGTCAAACGCACGGTGCTGGTCGCGTCGGCGCTGGGCGTCGGCGCGCTCGTATCGTGCACCGGCATCATCGGCTTTATCGGCCTCGTCGCGCCCCACTGCGTGCGGCTGGCGTGTGGCCCCGACCAGCGCATCGTGATGCCCGGCGCGATGTTGCTCGGCGCGACGCTCACGGTGCTGGCCGACCTGGTCGCACGCACCATCGCCACCCCTGCCGAAGTACCGCTCGGCATTCTCACCGCGCTGCTCGGCGCGCCGTTCTTTCTCGTCTTGCTGTGGCGCAGCCGCAGCCAGCTTGGCCTGTAA
- a CDS encoding heme ABC transporter ATP-binding protein translates to MKTLNLSVTRGSKPVLRDLSLEVRPGQLTALLGRNGVGKSTLLKVLAGELSAPPAPSRPVSKTGKATTGGSVSGATTLNGETLSAIGPQRLARLRAVLPQASQPVFPFSVDEIVLLGRYPHMAGGTPTRQDREIVGAALALAGADTLSGREITTLSGGELARVQFARVLAQLWPVADGATASGATSAATAPGSSQAAAPRYLLLDEPTAALDLAHQHRLLATVRTLTRDWGIGALTIVHDPNLAARHADTLALLADGAILAQGTPHEMMRPELISQCFGFTVRMIDTGHGSAPVAVPA, encoded by the coding sequence CTGAAGACTCTCAACCTGAGCGTGACACGCGGCAGCAAACCCGTGCTGCGCGACCTGTCGCTTGAAGTCAGGCCAGGCCAGCTCACCGCACTGCTCGGGCGCAACGGTGTCGGCAAAAGCACGCTGCTGAAAGTGTTGGCGGGCGAACTGAGCGCGCCCCCTGCCCCATCCCGGCCTGTGAGCAAAACCGGCAAAGCCACAACCGGGGGAAGCGTCTCCGGGGCCACGACGCTCAATGGCGAAACGCTCAGCGCCATCGGCCCGCAGCGCCTCGCCCGGTTGCGCGCGGTTTTGCCTCAGGCATCGCAGCCCGTGTTTCCCTTTAGCGTGGATGAAATCGTGCTGCTCGGACGCTATCCGCATATGGCCGGTGGCACGCCAACGCGCCAGGACCGCGAGATCGTCGGCGCAGCGCTCGCGCTCGCCGGTGCCGACACGCTCAGCGGGCGCGAAATCACAACACTTTCCGGAGGCGAGCTGGCGCGCGTGCAGTTCGCCCGGGTGCTGGCCCAGCTTTGGCCGGTAGCGGATGGCGCGACGGCTTCAGGCGCGACGTCAGCGGCCACGGCGCCTGGGTCATCTCAAGCAGCCGCACCGCGTTACTTGCTACTCGATGAACCGACCGCTGCGCTGGATCTGGCGCACCAGCACCGGTTGCTGGCCACGGTGCGCACGCTGACGCGCGATTGGGGTATTGGCGCGCTCACCATCGTGCATGATCCGAACCTCGCCGCGCGTCACGCCGACACCCTGGCGCTGCTGGCCGACGGCGCCATCCTCGCGCAAGGCACGCCGCACGAAATGATGCGGCCGGAGCTGATCAGCCAGTGCTTTGGTTTTACGGTGCGCATGATTGATACCGGGCACGGCAGCGCCCCGGTAGCGGTGCCCGCCTGA
- a CDS encoding hemin-degrading factor, producing the protein MLTSTLPNTAALQQLQQDFLKLKETQKLRNREAAHALGISEGEALAAFVGDEVIRLEPRFIEIMEEIPQLGAVMALTRNEAAVHEKDGPYEKMSHDGMVGLALGEHIDLRIFYHSWASGFAVLEDTPRGKQKSLQFFDTHGHAVHKIYLREHSNHAAFDELVQRWRMADQVGGLSVVPAPEATALKPDGEVDVAAFHAEWDAMTDTHQFFGVLRKFGLARTQALRLAPRSYAQEVANDELQGLLESAAQIALPIMVFVGNRGMIQIHGGPVKNIRVMDNWLNVLDPGFNLHLRQDLVASTWVVRKPTSDGIVTSLELFDANGENIAMLFGVRKPGEPELEGWRDLIAGLAPLREKAFA; encoded by the coding sequence ATGTTGACTTCCACGCTCCCCAACACAGCGGCACTGCAGCAGCTCCAGCAAGATTTTCTCAAGCTCAAGGAAACGCAAAAACTGCGCAACCGCGAGGCCGCGCATGCGCTAGGCATTAGCGAAGGCGAAGCCCTCGCCGCGTTTGTCGGCGACGAAGTGATACGGCTTGAACCGCGCTTCATCGAGATCATGGAAGAGATTCCACAGTTGGGGGCGGTGATGGCGCTCACGCGCAACGAGGCCGCCGTACACGAAAAAGACGGCCCCTACGAAAAAATGAGTCATGACGGCATGGTCGGCCTGGCATTGGGTGAGCATATCGACCTGCGGATTTTTTACCATAGCTGGGCCTCGGGGTTCGCGGTGCTCGAAGACACCCCGCGCGGCAAGCAAAAAAGCCTGCAGTTCTTCGATACCCATGGGCATGCCGTGCACAAGATCTACCTGCGCGAGCACAGCAACCACGCGGCCTTCGATGAGCTGGTCCAGCGCTGGCGCATGGCGGATCAGGTGGGCGGCCTGAGCGTGGTCCCCGCGCCTGAGGCCACCGCACTCAAACCGGATGGCGAAGTCGATGTCGCCGCCTTCCACGCCGAATGGGATGCGATGACGGATACGCACCAGTTCTTCGGCGTGCTGCGCAAGTTTGGCCTGGCGCGCACCCAGGCGCTGCGTCTCGCGCCGCGCAGCTATGCCCAGGAAGTCGCCAACGACGAACTGCAAGGCCTGCTCGAAAGCGCAGCGCAAATCGCTTTGCCGATCATGGTGTTCGTCGGCAACCGCGGCATGATCCAGATCCACGGCGGCCCCGTGAAGAACATTCGCGTAATGGACAACTGGCTCAACGTGCTCGATCCGGGTTTCAACCTGCATCTGCGCCAGGACCTGGTGGCCAGCACATGGGTGGTGCGCAAACCCACCAGCGACGGCATCGTGACGTCGCTCGAACTGTTCGACGCCAACGGTGAAAACATCGCCATGCTGTTCGGTGTGCGCAAGCCCGGCGAGCCGGAACTCGAAGGCTGGCGCGATCTGATCGCGGGCCTCGCCCCATTGCGCGAGAAGGCATTCGCATGA
- a CDS encoding TonB-dependent hemoglobin/transferrin/lactoferrin family receptor — translation MHHIHLARRPLSIMLFGAFGLWAAPTHAESSTDNTAPVQDTSTQQVGATAGIQPSAASSTGNLPRATSNGALLEPVTVTATRTATRVSRTAASISVITAEDLEEQQANNIKEALRYEPGVTVRRTAYRPTSAATGGGRDGDSSINIRGLEGNRILLMEDGIRMPSAFSFGPLEAGRGDYADMSTLQRIEILRGPASALYGSDGLTGAVNFITKNPRDLLEIYGKPTYFSARTGYDSSDRSVGGTLTAAGGNDLIQGMLILDGRLGHETDNKGSNNSAGPARTTANPQHTYAESALGKIVITPTPYDTFKFTVETVRQRVSTNVLSAIKPPTTLALEANDSMTRNRYSFDYDFRNDAARFFQNAHVQFYYQEASQDQSSFETRGNAPSRSRFGTYSENMIGGSAFAESGFSTGIFKHKLLYGGDGSLDRISALRNGAVPGVGELPFPNKPFPDTNYTLLGAFIQDQISYGALSVTPGLRFDHYNLGAKTGNKQYAGTPVSSGDHALSPRVSVLYEVSPALVPYAQYAHGFRAPSPDQVNNAFANPVYGYTSVGNPNLKPETSDTFEIGLRGKLGTGLGPLRYSAAAFTGRYSDFIAQQTIGGAGTPGNPLIFQYVNFSKAHIHGFEGRAEWFLPQGFSVKTALAFTKGSVDGSNVASQPLDSINPFSAVFGLRYEPSERWFAQADLLYQMSKKSSDIGTKSCTPAPCYAPPSSFVVDLRAGYRFNKHVIAYFGILNLFDRRYWNWSDVRGIADASPIKDAYTAPGRSVSASLKVDF, via the coding sequence GTGCATCACATTCATCTGGCGCGGCGTCCGCTGTCCATCATGCTGTTTGGGGCGTTTGGCCTCTGGGCTGCGCCAACCCACGCCGAGAGCAGCACGGACAACACGGCTCCGGTTCAGGACACGTCCACGCAGCAAGTCGGCGCAACCGCCGGCATTCAGCCGTCCGCCGCCAGCAGCACCGGCAATCTCCCTCGCGCAACCAGCAACGGGGCACTGCTTGAGCCGGTCACCGTCACCGCCACGCGCACCGCCACCCGCGTCAGCCGCACGGCGGCGAGCATCTCGGTGATTACCGCTGAAGATCTGGAAGAGCAGCAAGCCAATAACATCAAGGAAGCCTTGCGCTACGAGCCGGGCGTCACGGTGCGCCGCACCGCCTACCGGCCCACCAGCGCGGCCACGGGCGGGGGGCGTGATGGCGATTCCAGCATCAATATCCGCGGCCTCGAAGGCAATCGCATCCTGCTGATGGAAGACGGCATCCGCATGCCCAGCGCGTTCTCGTTTGGGCCGCTTGAAGCCGGCCGCGGCGATTACGCCGACATGAGCACCCTGCAACGCATCGAAATCCTGCGTGGGCCCGCCTCGGCGCTGTATGGCAGCGACGGGCTGACCGGCGCGGTCAACTTCATCACGAAGAATCCCCGCGATCTGCTTGAGATTTACGGCAAGCCCACTTATTTCTCGGCACGCACGGGCTACGATTCCAGCGACCGCAGCGTGGGCGGCACGCTCACGGCTGCGGGTGGCAACGACCTGATTCAGGGCATGCTGATCCTGGATGGCCGCCTCGGCCATGAAACCGACAACAAAGGTTCGAACAATTCAGCCGGTCCCGCCCGCACCACAGCCAATCCGCAACACACCTATGCGGAATCGGCGCTGGGCAAGATCGTCATCACCCCCACGCCCTACGACACGTTCAAGTTCACGGTCGAAACCGTGCGTCAGCGCGTCAGCACCAATGTCCTGTCGGCAATCAAACCGCCCACTACGCTGGCCCTCGAAGCGAACGACAGCATGACGCGCAACCGCTACAGCTTCGATTACGACTTCAGGAACGACGCCGCGCGCTTCTTTCAGAACGCGCACGTACAGTTTTATTACCAGGAAGCGTCGCAAGACCAAAGCTCGTTCGAAACCCGTGGCAATGCGCCTTCGCGCAGCCGCTTTGGCACCTACAGCGAAAACATGATCGGCGGCTCGGCATTTGCCGAAAGCGGCTTTAGCACGGGCATCTTCAAGCACAAGCTGCTGTATGGCGGCGATGGCAGTCTCGATCGCATCTCGGCGCTGCGCAACGGCGCGGTGCCAGGGGTGGGCGAATTGCCTTTCCCCAACAAGCCCTTTCCCGATACCAACTACACCTTGCTCGGGGCCTTCATCCAGGACCAGATCAGCTATGGCGCGCTGAGCGTCACGCCCGGCCTGCGCTTCGACCACTACAACCTGGGCGCCAAAACGGGCAACAAGCAATACGCGGGCACGCCGGTATCCTCCGGCGATCACGCGCTGTCGCCGCGCGTCTCCGTGCTGTATGAAGTCTCGCCCGCGCTGGTGCCCTATGCCCAGTACGCGCACGGCTTTCGCGCGCCATCGCCGGATCAGGTCAATAACGCGTTCGCCAATCCGGTTTATGGCTATACCTCGGTCGGCAATCCGAACCTCAAGCCGGAAACCAGCGACACCTTCGAAATCGGTCTGCGCGGCAAGCTCGGCACCGGTTTGGGCCCGTTACGCTATAGCGCCGCGGCGTTCACCGGACGCTATAGCGATTTCATCGCGCAGCAGACCATCGGCGGTGCGGGCACACCCGGCAACCCGCTCATCTTCCAGTACGTGAATTTTTCGAAAGCCCATATCCACGGCTTCGAAGGCCGCGCGGAGTGGTTCCTGCCACAAGGCTTCTCGGTCAAGACCGCGCTGGCGTTCACCAAGGGCAGCGTCGACGGCAGCAACGTGGCCAGCCAGCCGCTCGATTCGATCAATCCATTCTCGGCGGTGTTTGGCCTGCGCTACGAGCCCAGCGAGCGCTGGTTCGCCCAGGCTGACCTGCTGTACCAGATGTCGAAAAAATCGAGCGATATCGGCACCAAATCATGCACGCCGGCACCGTGCTACGCCCCGCCGTCGTCATTCGTGGTCGACCTGCGCGCCGGGTACCGCTTCAACAAACACGTCATCGCCTATTTCGGCATCCTCAACCTGTTCGATCGCCGTTACTGGAACTGGTCCGACGTGCGCGGCATCGCCGATGCCTCACCGATCAAGGATGCTTACACCGCGCCTGGCCGCAGCGTCTCCGCCAGTCTGAAAGTTGATTTCTGA
- a CDS encoding lysoplasmalogenase: MKTKNNLAAPDTGTFYTVLALWLVAACTAVNYGSTLAGTGLAPDPRQAIGKALLCALLLAATACATYRPRRERLGLGLGLLAAMVGDVVLALPLKWSLIGGLGAFFITHLAYCMVLAPLRGQPRLWQRRARPLPWLAASVLYVLFWPRLHELTVPVALYIVALCAMASLALSARHARLWLGAGAALFVASDAMLGIERFLTAFPGSTPAIWFAYAAAQLCLVAGLLRRPD; encoded by the coding sequence ATGAAAACGAAAAATAACCTCGCTGCGCCTGATACCGGCACGTTCTACACAGTGCTCGCACTGTGGCTGGTGGCGGCCTGTACCGCTGTGAACTATGGCAGCACGCTAGCAGGGACAGGGCTCGCGCCCGATCCCCGGCAGGCGATCGGCAAAGCCCTGCTGTGCGCGCTGTTGCTGGCCGCCACCGCGTGTGCCACGTACCGGCCCCGGCGCGAACGCCTGGGGCTGGGCCTCGGGCTGCTGGCAGCGATGGTCGGGGATGTCGTGCTGGCGTTACCGCTCAAATGGTCGTTGATCGGCGGCCTTGGCGCCTTCTTTATCACGCATCTGGCGTACTGCATGGTGCTCGCGCCGCTGCGCGGCCAACCTCGCCTCTGGCAACGCCGCGCGCGGCCCCTGCCATGGCTCGCGGCAAGTGTGTTGTATGTCCTGTTCTGGCCGCGCCTGCATGAGCTGACGGTTCCTGTCGCGCTTTACATCGTGGCGCTCTGCGCAATGGCCAGCCTTGCGCTATCTGCACGCCACGCACGGTTGTGGCTTGGCGCCGGTGCCGCGCTGTTCGTCGCCTCGGACGCGATGCTCGGCATCGAACGCTTTCTCACGGCATTTCCAGGCAGCACGCCTGCGATCTGGTTTGCCTATGCCGCGGCCCAGCTTTGTCTGGTGGCGGGCTTGCTGCGACGTCCTGACTGA